The proteins below come from a single Esox lucius isolate fEsoLuc1 chromosome 7, fEsoLuc1.pri, whole genome shotgun sequence genomic window:
- the jam3b gene encoding junctional adhesion molecule 3B has translation MYGRTEQCIDSKMALTRLACILVLLSTHCYFIVLAVILRTTNEAPWANEFESVELSCLIESISTNNPRVEWKKIKNGVPSYVYFGNQVSGDLESRARVREPATLVITNATRLDSASYRCEVTAPDDQKSFDEILINLVVRVKPVVPKCTVPKSVPVGKAAELRCVEEEGFPKSQYQWFRNKEEIPDDPKTSPKFFNSSYVLNAETGILKFSAVIKDDSGEYFCRAKNDAGQSECGPQKMEVYDINIAGIILGVLVVVLVLLCITVGICCAYKRGYFASQKQTGNNYKAPAKGDGVDYVRTEDEGDFRHKSSFVI, from the exons GCTACTTCATTGTGTTGGCAGTAATACTGAGAACAACGAATGAGGCACCATGGGCcaatgagtttgaat CTGTCGAACTCTCCTGTCTGATAGAGTCTATCTCCACAAACAACCCCAGAGTCGAATGGAAGAAGATTAAGAATGGGGTGCCGAGCTATGTCTATTTTGGGAACCAGGTCTCAG GGGATTTGGAGAGCAGAGCAAGGGTCAGAGAGCCTGCAACATTAGTGATAACCAATGCCACGAGATTGGACTCAGCCAGTTATCGTTGTGAGGTTACTGCCCCCGATGACCAGAAATCCTTTGATGAGATTCTGATCAACCTTGTTGTAAGAG TGAAACCAGTGGTACCAAAATGCACCGTCCCCAAATCGGTGCCTGTAGGAAAGGCAGCAGAACTGCGCTGTGTGGAGGAAGAGGGTTTTCCCAAATCTCAGTACCAATGGTTCCGCAACAAGGAGGAAATCCCAGATGACCCCAAGACCAGCCCCAAGTTCTTCAACTCCTCCTACGTACTCAATGCTGAAACGGGCATCCtg AAATTCAGTGCAGTCATAAAGGATGACTCGGGAGAGTATTTCTGCCGAGCAAAGAATGACGCAGGTCAATCAGAGTGTGGGCCTCAAAAGATGGAAGTTT ATGATATCAACATTGCTGGGATCATTCTGGGAGTTCTGGTGGTGGTGCTAGTGCTGTTGTGTATAACAGTGGGCATCTGCTGCGCGTACAAGCGAGGCTACTTCGCCAGccagaaacagacaggaaaCAA TTACAAAGCCCCAGCTAAAGGAGATGGGGTGGACTATGTCAGAACAGAAGATGAA GGCGACTTCCGACACAAATCTTCATTTGTCATCTGA